The region ACGATCGCGGCAGCCAATTCGGTGTGCTGGTGGAAACCGTCAGCACCTTCTCGAACGCTGACAAAGAGGGCTTCACCCAGGCGGTGCGCGCCATTCTTGCGCAGCCGGACTATGCGGAATGGAACGGCACAGCCATCGGCGCGCCGATCCTTGATGCGGACGTGCAGCGGATTGTCGGCATGGAAAGCGGCATTTTCGGCAGCATCACCTTTACCCTGGTGATGGCGGGCTTCTTCATCGCCTTCCGCCACCGGCTGGCCTTGGCGCTGCCGCCGCTGGTTGCTTGTCTCTCCATCGGTTGCGCCCTTGGCGCAATGGGGCTTTGGGGCGCGGACGCAGGCCTGCTTACGCCGATTGTCCCTTCTTTCCTGATTTCGGTCGGACTGGGTACCGCGGCCTATCTGCTGTCGGATTTCACCACTGCCCGGCGCAAGGGCGAACCGGTGCAGGCGGCCATTCTGGACACTATGGAACAGGCCGGCGGCCCGGCGCTGCTGGCAAATATCACCACCGCCGGCGCGCTGTTTGCCTTCTCCGGCTCGCGCGTGCTGCCGGTGCGTGATGTGGGCCTGACTCTGGGCATCGGCCTGATGACAGCCTGCATCTTTACCCTGATCCTGTTCCCGCTGCTGGCCAATCTGTGGGGCCACCGTATCCGGCAGCAGCCGGGCCGCAGCACGCACAGCCCGGCGCTTGCCGCGATGGCAGATTTCGCCATCGGCGCGCCGCGGCTGATTGTGGCCGTGTTTGCAGTGCTGGTTGCCTTTGCCGTCGCCGGTGTCAGCAAGCTGGAAACGGATTACTACTATCTGGGCACCTTCAAGAAGGACTCGGATCTGTTTCAGGCGCATCAGGCCGCCAATGCGGCAATTCCGGTCTCCAACTCGATCGAGGTGCTGATCTCGCTTGGCAAGACCGACGCCTTGAAAGAGCCCGCCGCCCTGCGCGCTGTTGATGCCATCGCGCAACAGGCGCTGGCGGCGGTGGATCAGGACGTGGCAGTCAAATCCTACACTCTGGCTGATGTGGTCAAGGAACTGTCGGAACAGACCCTGGGCAGCTACGCCATTCCTGACAACCGCAACGCCATTGCCCAGCTGATCCTGCTGTTCGAAAGCTCCGGCCATGACGAGATGGAGCGGGTCGCCAGTGCCGGCTTTGACGAAGCCCGGCTGACCTTCCTGGTGCCGTCGCGCGCCTACAGCGCCTATACGCCGCTGGTCGAAACCATCAAGGCCGAGGCCGCTGCCGTGATGGCCGAAGCGGGTTATCCGGATGCCGGGGTTGTGGTCACCGGCGTGGTTCCGATGTGGCTGGAGATCAGCACCTTCCTGACGGAAACGCAGATTTCCTCCTTTCTGATGGCAACCGCGATTGTGGCGCTGGTGATGATGCTGATCGCCCGGTCGGTGGTGATCGGCCTGACAATGGCGGCAATCAACGTCTGCTGCGTGCTGCTGGTCCTGGGCTTCATGGGCCACATGGGGATTATCCTGGATCCCTTCACCATCCTGATCGGCGCGATTGCCTTGGGCATTCTGGATGACGACACAATCCATTTCGCCCGCAACTTCCTGGACCGCCGCAAGCAGGGCGCGGATCTGGACACCGCCCTGCACCGCACCTTCCAAAGCGCGGGCAAGGCGATGGGCATACAGACCCTGATCCTGGTGGTGGCCTTCATCGTCTACACAACCGGTTCCGTGCAAAGCCTTGCCACCTTCGGGTTTGTCACCACGGCAACGATCTTTCTGGGGCTGCTGGTTGAATTCACCGTCACCCCGGCGCTGCTGATCCTGCTGTCGCGCGGCAGCGCGCACAGAACCGCCAAAGACCCGGTGCCGGATGCCGATCCGGATGGCTACCGCCCGGTGCTGGAAATGCCTGATCCCATGCGCCCGTCGCAAAGCTGAGGGATGCCGGATGTCATATCTCAAACCGCATGAACTTGCCGAGGCGATGGTCGAAGCCGGCGCCTCCAAGGTCGGCCTGTCCGCTAAGGACACGTTGATCCGGGCCTATATGGCGGGGGCGATCCTGGCCCTGGCCGCCGGGTTTGCAGTGACCGTCACCGTCAACACCGGCAACCCGCTGATCGGTGCGCTGCTGTTCCCGGTTGGTTTCTGCATGCTCAGCCTGCTGGGGTTCGATCTGCTGACCGGCGTCTTTACCCTGGTGCCCTTTGCAGTGCTGACCAACCGTCCGGGCTGCACCCCGCGCGCCATGCTGCGCACCTGGGCACTGGTCTTTGCCGGAAACTTCCTGGGTGCCATGACAACAGCCATCTTCATGGCGACGATCCTGACCATGGGTTTCACCCAGGAAGCCGGCGACGTCGGGCAGAAACTGCGCACCATCGGTGAAGCCCGGACACTGGGCTATGCCGAGGCCGGGCTGGGCGGCATGACAACCCTGTTTATCCGGGCCGTGATGTGCAACTGGATGGTCTCGACCGGCGTGGTTGCCGCGATCATGTCGACCAGCGTCTCGGGCAAGGTGATCGCGATGTGGATGCCGATCCTGATATTCTTCTATCTCGGGTTCGAGCATTCGGTGGTGAACATGTTCCTGTTTCCCGCCGGGCTGCTGCTGGGGGCCGGTTTCACCTGGGCTGATTACCTGCTCTACAATGAGATCCCCACCGTGCTGGGAAATCTTGCCGGGGGCATCACCTTTGTCGGGGCAACGATCTATTCGACCTACTACCGCCACAACGGAACCAGCCCCGAAACGGCAGTGGATGCCCCGCTGGAGAATGTCTGAAAACACCGCCTGCGGACTGTCATGGCAGCGGTACTGAAAAACGGAAAACGGCTTTGGCTCCGTTACAATCCAGGCTCCGGCATCACAGGATGCCGGAGCCTTTGGTCTCCAAAGCTGATCTGAAATCACGCGGATCAGCAAATGCGCGGCACAGATCCGGATCCGGTCAGCAGGCGGCAGTCACGATGATTTCCACCTTCAGATCCGGCCGCGCCAGCCGCGCCTCGCCGCAGGCCCGGGCCGGGGCGTGGCCTTGCGGCACCCAGGCGTCCCAGACCGCATTCATCCCGGCAAAGTCCTTCATGTCGGAGAGCCAGACAATCGCCTGCAGGATCTGCTGCGGCGAGGAGCCGGCCTTTGCCAGCAGCGCCTCGACCCGGGACAGGCAGTCGCGGGTCTGTTCGGCCACGTCTGCGCCGTCCCCGACCTGACCGCAAAGATAGGCCACGCCGCTGTGCTTCACGATCTTGCTCATGCGGGGGCCGGTTTCAATCCGTTCGATCACTTTTCTCTCCTATTCAGCGGCAGTGGCGGATGGGTCGTCCATCGCAGCCAATTCGCCCAGTGTTACGGGTTTGATCGGCGGGCGGATGCGGTAGTAACCCGTTTCATCCGGGGTCTGCCCGTTGGCCTCGGCCAGAAGCGCGGTCACGGCCGGCCCGCAATAGCGGCCCTGGCATGGCCCCATACCGGCGCGGCCAAAGGCCTTGGCCTGGTTTGGTCCAAGACAGCCAAGCTTGGCATAGCTGCGGATGTCACCTGCCGTGACTTCCTCGCAGCGGCAGACAATGGTGCTGTCCGCAGGCTGCAAAGCCGCACTGTAGGGCGGATAGGCCGCATCCAGAAACGGCCGCACCGCGGTCTCCCGGCTGCGCCGGCTGAGCAGCGGCGCGGCAAGCCTGTCGCGCTCCTGCGCGGTGATCCGGCCCAGTTCCTCTGCCGCTTTCAGGGCTGCGGTACGGCCCGCGAATTCAGCGGCCAGGGCGCCGCCGATGCCGGCGCCGTCGCCGGCGATCAGCACGCCTTGCTTGGCGGACTCGCCCCATGTCCCGACCTCGGGCACAAAACACTGCTGCGCTTGCGACCAGACATGCGGCACATTGATCGAGCGGGCGGCCTGGGTGTTCGGCACCACCCCGTGATGCAGCAGGGCTGTGTCGCAGTCGATGCGGTGATCGCGCCCTTTACTGCGGAATGCCACCGCCTCGGCCTGGGTGCTGCCCTGAACCGTGATCCCGGTTGCGCCGGTATAGCGGGGCACGCCTGCACGCTTTATTTCTGCCAGCATTTTCAAGCCTTTGAGCAAATACCGCCAGCCGCGCAGCGCGCCGGGAAGGTGGCGGGCTGATGCCATCAGGCTGATGCCAGTCTGGGTTTCGACCAGCGCCAGCGGCGGCATGCCTGCGCGCACCATCTGCGCCGCGATCAGGTAGAGCAGCGGACCGCTGCCGGCGAGCACGGCGCGGCGCGGCAGAACGCCGGATTGCTTCAGCAGGATCTGCGCGGCGCCTGCCGTCATCACACCGGGCAGGGTCCAGCCGGGCACCGGCATCGGACGCTCCAGCGCGCCGGTGGCCAGGATCACACGGTCTGCTTGGATCTGATCGCCGCGCCCCTGGCGGGTGAAAGAAATGCGCAAGCCGTCCTCGATGGCCCAGACGATGGCGCCGGAGATATGGCTGATCCCCGACTGGCCAAGGCCCGCCGTCAGGGTAGCCCCATGCAGATACTCCTGCCCCAGGATGGCGCCGCGCAACCCGGCAGCGCGGTCGACGTCGCGGTAGATCTGCCCGCCGGGGCGGTTCTGCTCGTCCAGCAGGATCACACTCAGGCCCTGCTGCGCGGCCTCGGCAGCTGCAGCCATACCGGCAGGGCCGGCGCCGATGATTGCCAGGTCACAGTGTTGCATCGCCAGCCTCCGCTTCATGCGGGCGGGAAATTTTCATTCCCTCTTCCACTTCCAGCATGCAGGCCTGGCGCACGCCGCCGCCGGTCTCCACCAGGCATTCGAAACAGGCGCCCATCATGCAGAACGGCGCCCGCGGCGCGCCCGAAACGGGTGTATGGCGGAACACCCGCACGCCGGCGGCCAGCAGCGCGGCGGCCAGATTGGCGCCTGCGGGCAGGTCCAGCGGCTGGCCGTCGAACCAGACCCGCACGCGGGGGGCGTTGTCCTGCAGCTCAAGAAACGCGGAATCGGTCTTCACTGAACACCTCCAGATCAGGGGCGGCCGCGGTGCCTTCCAGCCAGTCCGGCAGGAACAGCGCATGGGCCGCGGCCAGGGTAATGCCGCTGTGGCAGGTAACCAGGTAGGCGCCCGGCAGCTCCGGGCTTTGCTGATAGATCGGCAGGCCGTCGGGCGACAGGATGCGCAGCGCGCCCCAGCTGCGCACCAGCTGCGCGCGGGCCAGCGCCGGATAGGCGGCAATTGCCTCGGCGGCGAGACCCGACAGACCGGGCTGCGTTACCCCGTCGTCCAGCCCGACCTCCTCGTTGGTGGCGCCGATCTGAATACCGCCCTCATCCACCTGGCGGGCAATCAGCGACGGGCGGTTGATCAGTTTCGGCAATTTCTCGGTGATCAGAACTTGGCCGCGCTGCGGGCGAACGGGCGCCTTGAAGCCCAGCTTGGGACCCAGCTCCATCGCGCCGAGACCGGCAGAGAGCACAACCTTGCCCGCCGAAACCGTGGTGCCGTCGCTGCACTGAACCTGAAAGGCATCCGGTTTGGAGACCGCGGTGACGGTCTTGCCGTTCAGGACCGTGCCGCCCAGCCGCCGCACGTCGTCGGCCAGCGAGACCAGCAGCCGCAGCGGATTTGCGTGCCCGTCCTGGTGATGCAGGATCGCGCCTGCCACCTTGGGGCCGATATGCGGCTCCTCGCGGCTGAGCGCGTTGCGGCCCAAAACCTCGTAAGGGTAGTTGCCGCCCAGCTTGTCCTTCAGCGCATCGTACTGCGCCACGGTGGCATAAAGCGTTTCCTCGGAGAAATGCAGATCGTAACCGCCGTTCTGCTGCAACCCGACGGAACGGCCGGTGCTGTCTTCCAGCTCGGCGGCAAATCCAGCCCAGGCGGCTGCGGACTGCTGGCTCCAGCTGGCATAGCGCGGCTGCTTCATGCCCTTGGACTGCACCCAGACCAGGCCGAAGTTGCCGCGGCTGGCCCGGAACGATCCGTCATCGCCGTCCAGCACCGTGACGCGCTTGCCGCGCCTCAGCAGCCCCCAGGCCACCGACAGGCCGACAACGCCGCCGCCGATCACTGCATAATCTGCTTCCATCCTGCCGTATCCCAAAGGTTTGCAGCACTTGCGGGGCGGCACGCGGCCGCCCCGGTCCTTCATGCGGACTTACTTGCCGATCTGGTCAAGAATGCCCTGGCCCCAGTCGGCGCCGACATCTTCCAGAACCACCGGCCAGACGTCGCTGCGCACTTTTGCAGCCATCGCACCCAGCTCCTCATCGCTCAGGTCGACAATCTTGGCGCCAAGGTCATCTGCCAGCCGCTGTTCCCATTTGCCCTGATCCTCTTCGGCGACGGTCCAGCGCTGCGCCTCGAAACCGGCAGCGGCCGTTTTCAGCGCCTCCTGATCCTCAGCATCCAATTCAGCCAGCGAGCCGTTGGAGATGATCATGTACCAGACTTCAAAGTGGGTGTTGGCGGGCACATAGGCCTTGGTCACATCGCGGAACGACGCATAGTAGCCTTCGGCGCCGGAACCGATGACGCCGTCAACCACGCCGGTCTGGATCGCGGTGAAGGCTTCGGAAAAGGGGATCGGTGACGGGATATAGCCCAAGGCCTCGCCGGTCAGCTGGAAGCTTTTGATGCCGGGCACCCGGACCTTGATGCCGTTGGACTGCGACGGGTCGCCCGGGCTGACCGGATCGGTATTCAGCGCAACACCGCCGAAATACACCGGGTAGGCCGCCAGCATGGTGATGTCCTGCTTGGCGTAAAGCTCAGCCATCACATTGCGCACCGGGCCGTCGGGGCCATAGATCGCACGCGCCTCAGCCCAGTTGCCGGCCAGGTAGGGAAAGGAGCTGATCTGCATCCGGCGGTCCACCGCGGCAGCCGCAGGCTGGGTGGCCATGTCGATGGCGCCGACGCTGATGCGTTCCTGCACGGTGGTGTAATCGCCCAGAGCAGAAGCCGGGAAGATGCTGACCGACACGTCGCCGCCGGTGGCCTCGTCCACTTGGTCTGCAAAGGCGCGCAGTTCCTTGTCGATGGTGGTGTCCTGCGGGCGCACGTGGCTCATCTTGAGGTCGGCGGCCTGGGCAAACCCCGCCAGCGACATCAGGGCAGCGGCGGCGGTGCCGGTCAGAAAGTGTTTCATGGGTAGTCTCCTCCGTAGGGTGTCAGATGTAATTCTCGGGGTAGGATCAGTAGCCGAAGAAACGCGGCAGAAAGAGCGACAGATCGGGCCACAGCGAGGTCAGGAAGACCACCGGCACATAGCCTGTCAGGATCAGGATCATTGCGGGCGGGATCACCTTGGTGACCTTCACATTGCCGATCCGCGCGCCAAGGTAGAGGATCGAGGCATAGGGCGGCGTCACCCCGCCCATCGCGGTGTTCACACCCATGATCGCGGCGAACTGCACCGGGGTGACCCCGATCGCCTGCATCAGCGGCAGCAAAAGCGGCGCGATCAGGATGATGGCGGTCACGTCATTCACCACCATGCCGACCAGAAACAGCAGGATGTTGATGAAGATCAGCAGCAGCACCTTGTTCTCGGTGATCTCAAAGATCGCGCTGACCATCTGCTGCGGGATGCCTTCATAGACGAACATCTGGCTCAGGATCATCGAGAACAGGATCATCACCATGATCGCGCCGACGGCAGTTGCGGCCTCCTTGCCGGCATCCAGGAAGCTGTTCCATTTCAACCCCTTGTAGATGAAGAAACCGACCGGCAGCGCATAGATCACCGACAGTGCTGCGGCTTCGGTCGGGGTCATGATGCCGCCGTAGATGCCGCCCAGGATGATCACCGGCATCAGCAGCGCCGGGGTGGCGTTAAAGCCCTTTTTCGCAACATCGCCCGCCAGCGCCGAGAAACTGGGCGTGTCATCCAGCACCAGGTCGAACTTGCGGCTCATCCACAGGTTCATGGCCGAGAAGTTGAACATGATCAGCAGGCCCGGCCCCAGGGTCGCCAGAAAGCAGGCAAGGATCGAGGTATCGGTCACCCAGCCATAGACGATCATGGTGACCGACGGCGGGATCAGCAGCCCCAGGATGGACGAGTTGGCGATCAGCGCAGTGGCGTATTCCCGCGGATAGCCGCGCTTTTCCATCTCGGGGATCAGCAGCGGGCCGATGGCGGCGATGCCGGTCAGGCCTGAGCCGGAGATCGCGCCGATAATGGCGCAACTGACGGCAGCCACAACGCCCAGGCCGCCGCGGATATGGCCGATGAAGGCATTGACGAAGTTCAATAGAGAGGCCGCAATGCCGCTGGCCGACATGATGGTGCCCGCCAGCACGAACAGCGGAATGGCCAGCAGCACCGGGTTGCCCAGCTGCTGGGAGCCCCACAGCATCATGCCTTTCATGGTCACATCACCAAGGAAATACATGATCATCAGGGACGCGCCAAAGCAGTAGGGCAGCGGCACGCCAAGGGTCAGCGTCAGCACCAGGACGGCAATAGCAAGAAGGGCGATTTCGATCATTGTGCAGCTCCGGCGCGCAGGTCATTGATATGGCGCAGCAAATGCACCGCGGTGTAGAGCATCATCAGGGCCAGTCCGGTCGCCAGCGCCACTTCGGAAAAGAATGTCGGCAGGTAAAGCGTCGGGCTCTCCTTCCAGACCCGCCAGGCGTATTGGGTGTACTCCCACGCCCAGCTCAGCAGCCACAGGCCGACCGTCAGGCTGATAACCTCGCCGATGATCGCCAGCACGGTATGGCCGCGCTCTGTCTTGATGGCGATTTCCAGCACGTTGGCACGGATGTGGGTGTCCTCGCGCGAGGCATTCACAGCCCCAAGCAAATAGAGCCAGACGGTGGGGTAGAGCATGGTCTCCTCCAGCCCCATCACCGGGATCTGCAGCAGATAGCGGGTGACCACCTGGACGAACTGGCCCAGGGCCACCAGGCAGATCAGCCCGGTCAGCAGATATTTTGAAAATGTGTCCATCTGTCCTCCTTCCGGTGTCCCCTCACCGGGTTTGGCGGATTTGGCTGGACAAAGGGCATAAGATCAATTTCAAAATATCTGTGACTCCATAAATTGCCTTGATACCTATGCCATGAATTTCTCGATCCGCCAGATCTTCACCTTCCGCGAGGTCATGCGCAGCGGCTCCATCTCGCAGGCGGCGCGCACCGTCGGGCGCACCCAGCCCGCCGTCAGCACCATGATTTCGACGCTGGAGAGCGAGCTGGGCTTCAGCCTGTTTGTCCGCGAGCAGGGAAAACTGATCCCGACCCCGGAAGCCCGGTTCTTTCTGGAGGAATGCGAGACCGTCCTTGAACGCATCGAGCGGATCGAGCGCACGGTGAGCAAGATCCGCAGCCAAGAGGCCGGCAAGCTGCGCGTCGCTTGCCATCCGGCGGCGGCCGGGCTGTTCATGCCGCGGATTCTAACGGATTTTCTGCAAGGCAAGGATGAGCTGGAGGTCTCGCTGATCATGCGCTCGTCGGACGTAATCGAGGATCTGATTGCGTCACAGCAATTCGACATCGGATTTGCCGAAACACCGGTGCCGCGGCCCTCTGTCCGGCAGATGGATTTCGATCTCGAATGCGTCTGCGTGCTTCCAGCCGATGATCCGCTTGCGGCCGCCGAAGAGATTACACCGCAGGATCTGGACGGGCAGCCGATGGCGGCGCTGTTCGACGAGCACCCGCTGACGGCCCGGACAGAGGCGGCGTTTCACAGGGGCGGCTGCCGGTTCCGCAAACGGCTGGAGCTGCGCACCTGGACGCCGGGCCTGCAATTCGTTGCAGCGGGTATGTGCTACATGATTTGCGACATGATCACCGCCTACAGCTGCCTGCAGCAGCGCCAGACCACGGCCGACCTGGTGATTCGCCGGTTCCGCCCCCGGATCAGCACCGGTGTTTCGATCCTAACACCGGGCTACACGGCACAATCCCTGACCTCAAAGGCCTTCACAACCCGGCTTTGCCAGTCCATCGAAAGCATGCAGGCTCAAATGAACAGCAGCCTCTAGGAAGGCAGCCCTGAAACAATGGCTGCTTCCGGGAAGCTGCGGCGCGGCGAATGGCGGTAGCGTGCTCGATCACGAGATTGAACAGTATCGGACCCCCTGA is a window of Leisingera sp. NJS204 DNA encoding:
- a CDS encoding efflux RND transporter permease subunit, with translation MTHSKPLLARFMRRFASFVLAQRILAVVFMLAVSATLMSGLARVGFDTSPESFFLEGAEVIEDWYAFKEKYQSDEFSFIVLTPPEANAAFVKELEGFATQLEDIDGVDRVTALHNVRSISGEDDVLDVGDYLHAGLTQAEVTERLEKAAAHPYYRGLFVNDRGSQFGVLVETVSTFSNADKEGFTQAVRAILAQPDYAEWNGTAIGAPILDADVQRIVGMESGIFGSITFTLVMAGFFIAFRHRLALALPPLVACLSIGCALGAMGLWGADAGLLTPIVPSFLISVGLGTAAYLLSDFTTARRKGEPVQAAILDTMEQAGGPALLANITTAGALFAFSGSRVLPVRDVGLTLGIGLMTACIFTLILFPLLANLWGHRIRQQPGRSTHSPALAAMADFAIGAPRLIVAVFAVLVAFAVAGVSKLETDYYYLGTFKKDSDLFQAHQAANAAIPVSNSIEVLISLGKTDALKEPAALRAVDAIAQQALAAVDQDVAVKSYTLADVVKELSEQTLGSYAIPDNRNAIAQLILLFESSGHDEMERVASAGFDEARLTFLVPSRAYSAYTPLVETIKAEAAAVMAEAGYPDAGVVVTGVVPMWLEISTFLTETQISSFLMATAIVALVMMLIARSVVIGLTMAAINVCCVLLVLGFMGHMGIILDPFTILIGAIALGILDDDTIHFARNFLDRRKQGADLDTALHRTFQSAGKAMGIQTLILVVAFIVYTTGSVQSLATFGFVTTATIFLGLLVEFTVTPALLILLSRGSAHRTAKDPVPDADPDGYRPVLEMPDPMRPSQS
- a CDS encoding formate/nitrite transporter family protein, which translates into the protein MSYLKPHELAEAMVEAGASKVGLSAKDTLIRAYMAGAILALAAGFAVTVTVNTGNPLIGALLFPVGFCMLSLLGFDLLTGVFTLVPFAVLTNRPGCTPRAMLRTWALVFAGNFLGAMTTAIFMATILTMGFTQEAGDVGQKLRTIGEARTLGYAEAGLGGMTTLFIRAVMCNWMVSTGVVAAIMSTSVSGKVIAMWMPILIFFYLGFEHSVVNMFLFPAGLLLGAGFTWADYLLYNEIPTVLGNLAGGITFVGATIYSTYYRHNGTSPETAVDAPLENV
- a CDS encoding RidA family protein; this encodes MIERIETGPRMSKIVKHSGVAYLCGQVGDGADVAEQTRDCLSRVEALLAKAGSSPQQILQAIVWLSDMKDFAGMNAVWDAWVPQGHAPARACGEARLARPDLKVEIIVTAAC
- a CDS encoding FAD/NAD(P)-dependent oxidoreductase; the encoded protein is MQHCDLAIIGAGPAGMAAAAEAAQQGLSVILLDEQNRPGGQIYRDVDRAAGLRGAILGQEYLHGATLTAGLGQSGISHISGAIVWAIEDGLRISFTRQGRGDQIQADRVILATGALERPMPVPGWTLPGVMTAGAAQILLKQSGVLPRRAVLAGSGPLLYLIAAQMVRAGMPPLALVETQTGISLMASARHLPGALRGWRYLLKGLKMLAEIKRAGVPRYTGATGITVQGSTQAEAVAFRSKGRDHRIDCDTALLHHGVVPNTQAARSINVPHVWSQAQQCFVPEVGTWGESAKQGVLIAGDGAGIGGALAAEFAGRTAALKAAEELGRITAQERDRLAAPLLSRRSRETAVRPFLDAAYPPYSAALQPADSTIVCRCEEVTAGDIRSYAKLGCLGPNQAKAFGRAGMGPCQGRYCGPAVTALLAEANGQTPDETGYYRIRPPIKPVTLGELAAMDDPSATAAE
- a CDS encoding (2Fe-2S)-binding protein, whose protein sequence is MKTDSAFLELQDNAPRVRVWFDGQPLDLPAGANLAAALLAAGVRVFRHTPVSGAPRAPFCMMGACFECLVETGGGVRQACMLEVEEGMKISRPHEAEAGDATL
- a CDS encoding NAD(P)/FAD-dependent oxidoreductase translates to MEADYAVIGGGVVGLSVAWGLLRRGKRVTVLDGDDGSFRASRGNFGLVWVQSKGMKQPRYASWSQQSAAAWAGFAAELEDSTGRSVGLQQNGGYDLHFSEETLYATVAQYDALKDKLGGNYPYEVLGRNALSREEPHIGPKVAGAILHHQDGHANPLRLLVSLADDVRRLGGTVLNGKTVTAVSKPDAFQVQCSDGTTVSAGKVVLSAGLGAMELGPKLGFKAPVRPQRGQVLITEKLPKLINRPSLIARQVDEGGIQIGATNEEVGLDDGVTQPGLSGLAAEAIAAYPALARAQLVRSWGALRILSPDGLPIYQQSPELPGAYLVTCHSGITLAAAHALFLPDWLEGTAAAPDLEVFSEDRFRVS
- the dctP gene encoding TRAP transporter substrate-binding protein DctP, translating into MKHFLTGTAAAALMSLAGFAQAADLKMSHVRPQDTTIDKELRAFADQVDEATGGDVSVSIFPASALGDYTTVQERISVGAIDMATQPAAAAVDRRMQISSFPYLAGNWAEARAIYGPDGPVRNVMAELYAKQDITMLAAYPVYFGGVALNTDPVSPGDPSQSNGIKVRVPGIKSFQLTGEALGYIPSPIPFSEAFTAIQTGVVDGVIGSGAEGYYASFRDVTKAYVPANTHFEVWYMIISNGSLAELDAEDQEALKTAAAGFEAQRWTVAEEDQGKWEQRLADDLGAKIVDLSDEELGAMAAKVRSDVWPVVLEDVGADWGQGILDQIGK
- a CDS encoding TRAP transporter large permease, with amino-acid sequence MIEIALLAIAVLVLTLTLGVPLPYCFGASLMIMYFLGDVTMKGMMLWGSQQLGNPVLLAIPLFVLAGTIMSASGIAASLLNFVNAFIGHIRGGLGVVAAVSCAIIGAISGSGLTGIAAIGPLLIPEMEKRGYPREYATALIANSSILGLLIPPSVTMIVYGWVTDTSILACFLATLGPGLLIMFNFSAMNLWMSRKFDLVLDDTPSFSALAGDVAKKGFNATPALLMPVIILGGIYGGIMTPTEAAALSVIYALPVGFFIYKGLKWNSFLDAGKEAATAVGAIMVMILFSMILSQMFVYEGIPQQMVSAIFEITENKVLLLIFINILLFLVGMVVNDVTAIILIAPLLLPLMQAIGVTPVQFAAIMGVNTAMGGVTPPYASILYLGARIGNVKVTKVIPPAMILILTGYVPVVFLTSLWPDLSLFLPRFFGY
- a CDS encoding TRAP transporter small permease, which translates into the protein MDTFSKYLLTGLICLVALGQFVQVVTRYLLQIPVMGLEETMLYPTVWLYLLGAVNASREDTHIRANVLEIAIKTERGHTVLAIIGEVISLTVGLWLLSWAWEYTQYAWRVWKESPTLYLPTFFSEVALATGLALMMLYTAVHLLRHINDLRAGAAQ
- a CDS encoding LysR family transcriptional regulator, which produces MNFSIRQIFTFREVMRSGSISQAARTVGRTQPAVSTMISTLESELGFSLFVREQGKLIPTPEARFFLEECETVLERIERIERTVSKIRSQEAGKLRVACHPAAAGLFMPRILTDFLQGKDELEVSLIMRSSDVIEDLIASQQFDIGFAETPVPRPSVRQMDFDLECVCVLPADDPLAAAEEITPQDLDGQPMAALFDEHPLTARTEAAFHRGGCRFRKRLELRTWTPGLQFVAAGMCYMICDMITAYSCLQQRQTTADLVIRRFRPRISTGVSILTPGYTAQSLTSKAFTTRLCQSIESMQAQMNSSL